The following coding sequences lie in one Halobacteria archaeon AArc-dxtr1 genomic window:
- a CDS encoding TIGR01548 family HAD-type hydrolase — protein sequence MSVDAVVLDIDGVLVDVEGSYRRAIREAVERVYGRTIRDGDSQAFKNAGGFNNDWELTYAAALYVLATEAGYENSIDEFTDAIAADGGGLESAERVIREALGARATQRVREKWDRRRLRDVFQQLYLGAELYRSLEGGEPDIETEGFIHDEPVLLDEETRVRLLKDYDVGIVTGRPRAEAEIALRRVGLEIPADRRFTMDDWEEGKPHPAALRTLASRFDAESVVFVGDTLDDVQTAVNAEDADPGRDYHGIGVLTGGLTGEAGRERFDEAGATAVLESVNELPAWLEDVESL from the coding sequence ATGAGTGTAGACGCAGTCGTGCTCGACATCGACGGCGTCCTCGTCGACGTCGAGGGCTCCTACCGGCGAGCGATCCGCGAGGCCGTCGAGCGCGTCTACGGGCGGACGATCCGAGACGGAGACAGCCAGGCGTTCAAGAACGCGGGTGGGTTCAACAACGACTGGGAACTCACGTACGCGGCGGCCCTCTACGTGCTGGCAACCGAAGCGGGATACGAGAACTCGATCGATGAGTTTACCGACGCCATCGCGGCCGACGGCGGCGGCCTCGAGTCCGCAGAGCGCGTCATCCGGGAGGCACTCGGTGCCAGAGCGACCCAGCGCGTCCGCGAGAAGTGGGACCGCCGGCGGCTTCGAGACGTCTTCCAGCAACTGTACCTCGGGGCGGAGCTATACCGAAGCTTGGAGGGTGGCGAACCCGACATCGAAACGGAGGGGTTCATCCACGACGAGCCGGTTCTGCTCGACGAAGAGACCCGAGTCCGGCTCCTCAAGGACTACGACGTCGGCATCGTCACCGGGCGGCCGCGAGCGGAAGCCGAAATCGCACTGCGACGCGTCGGCCTCGAGATACCGGCCGACCGACGCTTCACGATGGACGACTGGGAGGAGGGTAAACCCCACCCAGCGGCGCTGCGAACGCTCGCCTCGCGATTCGACGCGGAGTCGGTCGTCTTCGTCGGCGATACGCTCGACGACGTACAGACCGCGGTGAACGCAGAGGACGCCGATCCCGGACGCGACTACCACGGTATCGGCGTCCTGACTGGCGGCCTCACCGGCGAGGCGGGCCGAGAGCGGTTCGACGAGGCCGGTGCAACCGCCGTCCTCGAGTCGGTAAACGAGCTACCGGCGTGGCTGGAAGATGTGGAGTCGCTGTAG
- a CDS encoding PQQ-dependent sugar dehydrogenase — protein sequence MCANTERPDDGSTEETQDHDDTSRRLLQGAGAAAGATALAGCADIVDDIVDDDDDELADEWHRDIDAEADPDAATDWDNYEVTEILELDDVQAIDVAPDGKVWYVNRGAHFVTHGSDTCQIGWVDPDSGDHEVALELDVTVGNPHEETLAENDARETGGQGITFDPDFEENGYVYVSYHPAWDDMEDIGPSPYEEFYEVTDEIDHDGDVSFGYQLVSRFEVTDDDTIDPDSETEIIRIPEQFDYCCHRGGDLEFDNVGHLYISTGDDVTSGWSLWSPADDREMAHPAFDARRTAANTADLRGSILRIIPQEDGGYTVPPDNLFPFGEYQQEISEGKVRPEIYSMGYRNPYRIEVDDHTGAVFVGDYAPAGNWTDERGPDGMATYHLLCEPQNAGWPLFKGYYPYRRWDYEEEEPGQPYWPDNLRNDSRNNTGLEKLPDATPALVWQAYSSWNEYPVLAEEELPWVDLPRPGEPTWPELPTSGSANAGIAYRYSDDYGEGALDPYFEGKQFLLGMYDHSDERIYYLTFNEDGSIDIDTFMPDNEFETPSDTEVGPNGRLFLADYGGWTGDEGAIYMIEYDP from the coding sequence ATGTGTGCTAACACTGAACGGCCCGACGACGGATCAACCGAGGAAACACAGGACCACGACGATACCTCCCGTCGACTACTCCAGGGTGCTGGAGCTGCAGCCGGTGCTACTGCGTTGGCCGGCTGTGCGGACATCGTCGACGACATCGTCGACGACGACGATGACGAGCTCGCAGACGAGTGGCACCGTGACATCGACGCGGAGGCCGATCCCGACGCCGCAACGGACTGGGACAACTACGAGGTCACCGAAATCCTCGAGCTCGACGACGTACAGGCGATCGACGTCGCTCCGGACGGGAAGGTCTGGTACGTCAACCGCGGTGCGCACTTCGTGACCCACGGTTCGGACACCTGTCAAATCGGGTGGGTCGATCCGGACTCCGGCGACCACGAGGTCGCACTTGAACTGGACGTCACCGTCGGCAATCCACACGAGGAGACACTGGCCGAGAACGACGCACGCGAGACGGGCGGTCAGGGGATCACCTTCGACCCCGACTTCGAGGAGAACGGCTACGTCTACGTGAGCTATCACCCGGCCTGGGACGACATGGAGGATATCGGCCCCAGCCCGTACGAAGAGTTCTACGAGGTAACCGACGAGATCGACCACGACGGCGACGTTTCGTTCGGTTACCAGCTCGTCTCACGGTTCGAGGTCACAGACGACGATACGATCGATCCGGATTCCGAGACCGAGATCATCCGCATCCCCGAGCAGTTCGACTACTGCTGTCACCGTGGCGGCGACCTCGAGTTCGACAACGTCGGTCATCTCTACATCTCGACCGGTGACGACGTCACCTCTGGCTGGTCGCTGTGGTCTCCGGCCGACGATCGTGAAATGGCTCACCCGGCGTTCGACGCACGACGTACGGCCGCAAATACGGCGGATCTCCGCGGGAGCATCCTTCGGATCATTCCCCAGGAGGACGGCGGCTACACCGTCCCGCCGGACAACCTGTTCCCGTTCGGCGAGTACCAACAGGAGATCTCCGAGGGGAAGGTCCGCCCCGAGATTTACTCGATGGGGTACCGCAACCCCTACCGGATCGAAGTCGACGATCACACCGGTGCCGTCTTCGTTGGCGACTACGCCCCTGCCGGAAACTGGACTGACGAGCGGGGTCCTGACGGAATGGCAACCTATCACCTCCTCTGTGAGCCCCAGAACGCTGGATGGCCACTCTTCAAAGGATACTACCCGTACCGCCGGTGGGACTACGAGGAGGAAGAGCCAGGTCAACCCTACTGGCCCGACAACCTTCGCAACGACTCGCGGAACAACACTGGCCTGGAGAAGTTACCTGACGCCACGCCGGCACTCGTTTGGCAGGCCTACTCCTCCTGGAATGAGTACCCGGTGCTCGCGGAAGAGGAGCTTCCGTGGGTCGATCTCCCTCGTCCGGGCGAACCAACCTGGCCAGAGCTGCCGACGTCCGGTTCGGCGAACGCAGGTATCGCATACCGGTACTCGGATGACTACGGTGAGGGTGCACTCGACCCGTACTTCGAGGGTAAGCAGTTCCTACTCGGTATGTACGACCACTCGGATGAGCGGATCTACTACCTGACGTTCAACGAGGACGGTAGCATCGACATCGACACCTTCATGCCGGACAACGAGTTCGAAACGCCATCGGACACGGAGGTCGGTCCCAATGGCCGACTCTTCTTGGCCGACTACGGCGGCTGGACCGGCGACGAGGGAGCGATCTACATGATTGAGTACGATCCCTGA
- a CDS encoding FAD-dependent oxidoreductase, with protein sequence MADEMFAGDDLPGRPTSPWLATTGDAGFDPLASDQSVDVAVVGGGIAGVSTAISLRERGHTVTVLERDRIAAGVTGKSTAKLTSQHGAIYDHLRREFGRKQARCYATTQEKSIDEVERRIDELGIDCGFERQPSYLYGNEPDDIEREAEAARAAGIEAASVTSVPPFERAQAAVRFDDQAWFHPRKYLLGLAEKLRADDGARVYEGTRVTDVEPGEPCRVRTEKGVVTARRVVLATGFPILDRAGYFARMHPKRSYVLGIRLDGNPPEGMYYRTGENYRSVRTHRDDDGELLLVGGENHKTGQGGSTAERYRRLERWARERFPVDEIAYRWSTQDYKPVDKVPFIGRAGAGARNVLVATGFRGWGMTNGVAAGRLLAAQIDGEEPSALTLFDPLRFTPKSSLSKTVTENADAASQFATDWLRTLVSPDLAALEPGEGTIVRKGGTPIACVRDEAGDVHAVSAVCTHMYCLVEWNDGEASWDCPCHGSRFDVDGAVLEGPSNEDLPSRDPNSVIDRHGGRD encoded by the coding sequence ATGGCCGACGAGATGTTCGCAGGTGACGACCTTCCCGGGCGACCGACCTCGCCGTGGCTCGCGACGACGGGCGACGCGGGGTTCGACCCGCTCGCGTCCGACCAGTCCGTCGACGTCGCGGTCGTCGGCGGGGGCATCGCAGGCGTATCGACGGCGATCAGCCTACGCGAACGCGGCCACACGGTCACCGTTCTCGAGCGCGACCGGATCGCAGCCGGCGTTACGGGAAAATCGACCGCGAAGCTGACGAGCCAGCACGGCGCCATCTACGACCACCTGCGCCGTGAGTTCGGCCGAAAGCAGGCGAGGTGCTACGCCACGACCCAGGAGAAGTCGATCGACGAGGTCGAGCGCCGGATCGACGAGTTGGGAATCGACTGCGGGTTCGAGCGCCAGCCGTCGTACCTCTACGGAAACGAGCCCGACGACATCGAGCGCGAGGCCGAGGCCGCCCGCGCCGCGGGGATCGAGGCGGCGTCGGTCACCTCCGTACCGCCGTTCGAGCGCGCCCAGGCCGCCGTTCGGTTCGACGATCAGGCGTGGTTTCACCCCCGCAAGTACCTGCTCGGACTGGCCGAGAAGCTCCGGGCAGACGACGGGGCACGCGTCTACGAGGGGACGCGTGTCACCGACGTCGAGCCCGGCGAGCCCTGTCGCGTCCGGACAGAGAAGGGGGTGGTGACGGCGCGCCGGGTCGTTCTCGCGACGGGATTTCCGATCCTCGATCGGGCGGGCTACTTCGCCCGGATGCACCCGAAACGGTCCTACGTCCTCGGGATCCGGCTCGACGGGAATCCACCCGAGGGGATGTACTACCGCACCGGCGAAAACTACCGGTCAGTGCGGACCCACCGGGACGACGACGGGGAACTCCTGCTCGTCGGCGGCGAGAACCACAAGACCGGGCAAGGCGGTTCGACTGCCGAGCGGTACCGCCGGCTCGAGCGGTGGGCTCGGGAGCGGTTTCCAGTCGACGAGATCGCCTACCGCTGGTCGACCCAGGACTACAAGCCGGTCGACAAGGTGCCCTTCATCGGTCGCGCCGGCGCAGGTGCCCGAAACGTCCTGGTCGCCACCGGCTTCCGTGGGTGGGGGATGACGAACGGGGTCGCCGCGGGGCGGCTGCTCGCGGCCCAGATTGACGGCGAGGAGCCGTCCGCACTCACGCTGTTCGACCCGCTCCGGTTTACGCCAAAGTCCTCCCTCAGCAAGACCGTCACCGAGAACGCCGACGCCGCGAGCCAGTTCGCGACCGACTGGCTGCGCACGCTCGTCTCGCCGGATCTCGCCGCGCTCGAGCCCGGCGAAGGGACAATCGTTCGGAAGGGCGGCACGCCGATCGCCTGCGTGCGCGACGAGGCGGGCGACGTCCACGCCGTCTCGGCCGTCTGTACCCACATGTACTGTCTCGTCGAGTGGAACGACGGGGAGGCCAGTTGGGACTGCCCCTGTCACGGCTCGCGCTTCGACGTCGACGGTGCGGTGCTCGAGGGACCGTCGAACGAGGATCTGCCGAGCCGGGATCCGAACTCGGTCATCGACCGACACGGCGGACGAGACTGA
- a CDS encoding glycerophosphodiester phosphodiesterase: protein MAPAIIAHRGFAGVAPENTVGAALAATEAGADAIEIDVRPAADGTPVVFHDDRLDGARDGRPLTDATGLVTETSLETVTGATVLGREPVPTLSQLLAAVPDTVTLNVELKAPGDAAETVDSNTARERWQPFVDRVVADCDGFGGDLLFSSFAEGALAALRERAPGYDAAPLIWDDLETGLEIARRHDCEAIHPPRNAIAGTGLTDTTYAGLPAGEPDVDLLTVAHEEGRAVNVWTVETWTQFDQLAAAGVDGVVAEYPGVDANSGSA from the coding sequence ATGGCTCCCGCCATTATCGCCCACCGGGGCTTCGCCGGCGTTGCACCGGAAAACACCGTCGGGGCGGCACTCGCTGCCACCGAGGCCGGCGCCGATGCGATCGAGATCGACGTTCGACCGGCGGCCGACGGTACACCCGTCGTGTTCCACGACGATCGCCTCGACGGGGCGCGCGACGGCCGACCCCTCACCGACGCGACCGGCCTCGTCACCGAGACGTCCCTCGAGACGGTCACCGGGGCTACCGTACTCGGTCGTGAGCCGGTTCCCACGCTCTCTCAGTTGCTCGCGGCAGTTCCCGATACCGTCACGCTCAACGTTGAGCTCAAGGCGCCGGGGGACGCCGCCGAGACGGTCGACTCGAACACGGCGCGCGAGCGCTGGCAGCCCTTCGTCGACCGCGTCGTCGCAGACTGTGACGGGTTTGGCGGTGACCTGTTGTTCTCGTCGTTCGCCGAGGGTGCCCTCGCGGCGCTGCGCGAGCGCGCCCCGGGGTACGACGCCGCCCCGTTGATCTGGGACGATCTCGAAACTGGCCTGGAGATCGCCCGCCGGCACGACTGCGAGGCGATCCACCCACCGCGAAACGCGATCGCCGGGACGGGACTCACAGACACCACCTACGCGGGACTCCCAGCTGGCGAGCCCGACGTCGACCTCCTTACCGTCGCCCACGAGGAGGGGCGCGCGGTCAACGTCTGGACCGTCGAGACGTGGACACAGTTCGACCAACTCGCAGCTGCGGGCGTCGACGGCGTCGTCGCGGAGTATCCGGGAGTAGACGCTAACTCGGGGTCCGCGTAA
- a CDS encoding PQQ-dependent sugar dehydrogenase translates to MCSKHTSTQTDEDLRAEETDAPESSQPGDAAADAGNGRRRLLQGAGAAAGATALAGCADIVDDLLDDEDELGDEWHRDIDAEADPDAATDWDNYEVTSILTVDDLMALDVDPDDNIWYINRGANFTTHGDATCQVGYVDPDTEEHTVALELDVMVGSEEFVDGGEARELGGQGVAICPNFEETGHVYVYYHPSSENIEEIDNPYHEDINTYLQQVSRFEFDGEELDPDSEETVIQIPFQLDTCCHYGGYLEFGPEGYLYVSTGDDSQNVGNPDDEVNWFMGDEREGIINDRPAPVSDAQRTSGNTADLRGSILRIIPEEDGGYTVPPDNLFPYSEYEDEISEGLVRPEIYSMGFRNPYVIHADEHTGNLWVSDYANDADSWDPDQGPMGIATHFHICEPINGGWPYFKAFYPYRDRDYEAGEPGQPFWPDNLRNDSPNNTGLEKLPDVTPATLWHSNNWDDYTDAAAWVDMPVPGEVTWPDLPASGSANAGIAYRYPDEPGDGALDPYFEGKQFILTPYGGGGWIGYLTFGEDGSVEANDFLPDSDIGTPTDMESDSEGRVYVMEYGSVWSGADSQIHKIEYTG, encoded by the coding sequence ATGTGTAGCAAGCACACATCGACACAGACTGACGAAGATCTACGAGCCGAAGAGACGGACGCTCCCGAATCCTCGCAGCCCGGGGACGCTGCGGCGGATGCAGGGAACGGCCGTCGCCGACTGCTCCAGGGTGCGGGGGCCGCAGCTGGTGCCACTGCGTTGGCCGGCTGTGCGGACATCGTCGACGATCTCTTAGACGACGAAGACGAACTCGGAGACGAGTGGCACCGCGACATCGATGCGGAGGCCGACCCCGACGCTGCCACGGACTGGGACAACTACGAAGTTACCAGCATCCTGACCGTCGACGACCTGATGGCGCTCGACGTCGACCCCGACGACAACATCTGGTACATTAACCGCGGGGCGAACTTCACTACCCACGGCGACGCTACCTGTCAGGTCGGCTATGTCGACCCCGATACCGAAGAACACACGGTCGCGCTCGAACTCGACGTGATGGTCGGCTCCGAGGAATTCGTCGACGGCGGCGAAGCCCGTGAGCTGGGTGGACAGGGGGTCGCGATCTGTCCGAACTTCGAGGAGACTGGCCACGTCTACGTTTACTATCACCCCTCGAGCGAGAACATCGAGGAGATTGACAACCCGTACCACGAGGATATCAACACCTACCTCCAGCAGGTCTCGCGCTTCGAATTCGACGGCGAGGAACTCGACCCTGATTCCGAGGAAACGGTTATCCAGATCCCGTTCCAGCTCGACACCTGCTGTCACTACGGTGGCTACCTCGAGTTCGGTCCGGAAGGATACCTCTACGTCTCCACCGGTGACGACTCCCAGAACGTCGGCAACCCCGACGACGAGGTCAACTGGTTCATGGGCGACGAGCGCGAGGGAATCATCAACGATCGTCCAGCGCCCGTCTCGGACGCTCAGCGAACCTCCGGCAACACGGCCGACCTCCGCGGAAGCATCCTCCGGATCATCCCCGAAGAGGACGGTGGCTACACGGTTCCCCCGGACAACCTGTTCCCGTACAGCGAGTACGAAGACGAGATCTCCGAAGGCCTCGTCCGCCCTGAGATCTACTCGATGGGATTCCGGAATCCGTACGTCATCCACGCCGACGAACACACTGGCAACCTCTGGGTGTCTGACTACGCCAACGACGCGGACTCATGGGACCCAGATCAGGGGCCGATGGGGATCGCGACACACTTCCACATCTGTGAGCCGATCAACGGCGGCTGGCCATACTTCAAAGCGTTCTACCCGTACCGCGACCGCGACTACGAGGCTGGCGAGCCAGGTCAGCCGTTCTGGCCCGACAACCTCCGCAACGACTCGCCGAACAACACTGGCCTGGAGAAGCTACCTGACGTCACTCCGGCGACGCTCTGGCACAGCAACAACTGGGACGACTACACTGACGCTGCGGCGTGGGTCGACATGCCCGTGCCCGGTGAAGTCACGTGGCCCGACCTGCCCGCCTCCGGCTCGGCGAACGCCGGTATCGCCTACCGATATCCGGACGAACCGGGAGACGGCGCACTCGATCCCTACTTCGAGGGCAAGCAGTTCATCCTGACCCCGTACGGCGGCGGCGGGTGGATTGGCTACCTGACCTTCGGCGAGGACGGTTCGGTCGAGGCCAACGACTTCTTGCCTGACAGCGATATCGGTACCCCGACGGACATGGAGTCTGACTCTGAGGGTCGGGTTTACGTCATGGAGTACGGCTCCGTCTGGAGCGGCGCAGACAGCCAGATCCACAAGATCGAGTACACCGGATAA
- a CDS encoding PQQ-dependent sugar dehydrogenase yields MPNDKTTQGSTDSIGSKMRRGLFQGAGALSALGLAGCLGGVDEEEENGEETENGEETENGEETENGEERSSEWYRDLDEEADSDAATDWDNYEVTELVEVENLMAIDVDPEDRVWYINRGDVFPTYGDGTCQIGWVDADGEHEVALELDVSLGAVPQDWGVDDWEELEEAEENDDDEDDDEEEAEPPEMATRELGGQGIAIDPDFQDNGYVYIWYHPSSEDQTEVDNPYNEGISMANAHVSRFVFDDGELDPDSEEVILEIPYNRTTCCHHGGYLEFGPEGDLYITTGDNSNNVGNPDGEIDWFMGDEREGEIHGRPAAVSDAQRTSGNTADLRGSILRITPTEDGYEVPEGNLKHVHEDEHDEEWSDEEFRPEIYAMGFRNPYVIHADQHTGNLWVSDYANDAASWEEDQGPMGIATHHLICDPINGGWPYCKAYYPYRYYDYEADEPGQPFWPENLRNRSPNNTGIEPLPDFTPATLWHSNNWDEYENAPAWVDMPRPGEVSWPELPASGSANAGVAYRYPDDPADGAFDPYFEGAQFFMTPFVEGWVGYAHFNDDGTIDIGEFLPEEFAVPTDMEYDSQGRVYLMDYGEGFGGDGENAGIHLIEYTG; encoded by the coding sequence ATGCCCAACGATAAGACCACACAGGGCAGTACCGACTCGATCGGCTCAAAGATGCGCCGAGGGCTCTTTCAGGGTGCCGGCGCACTGAGCGCGCTTGGGCTGGCTGGCTGTCTTGGTGGCGTCGACGAAGAGGAGGAAAACGGTGAGGAGACCGAAAACGGTGAAGAAACCGAAAACGGCGAGGAGACCGAAAACGGCGAGGAACGCTCCTCGGAGTGGTATCGAGACTTAGACGAGGAGGCAGATTCCGACGCCGCAACCGACTGGGACAACTACGAGGTGACCGAACTCGTCGAGGTCGAGAATCTGATGGCGATCGACGTCGACCCCGAGGACCGCGTCTGGTATATTAACCGCGGCGACGTCTTCCCGACGTACGGGGACGGAACCTGCCAGATTGGCTGGGTCGACGCCGACGGCGAACACGAGGTCGCACTCGAACTCGACGTCTCGCTCGGCGCCGTTCCCCAGGACTGGGGCGTCGACGACTGGGAGGAACTGGAGGAGGCAGAAGAGAACGACGACGACGAAGACGACGATGAGGAAGAGGCCGAACCGCCGGAGATGGCAACCCGTGAACTCGGGGGACAGGGGATCGCGATCGATCCCGACTTCCAGGACAACGGCTACGTCTACATCTGGTATCATCCCTCCAGCGAGGACCAGACCGAGGTCGACAACCCCTACAACGAGGGGATCTCGATGGCTAACGCCCACGTGTCTCGGTTCGTCTTCGACGATGGCGAACTCGACCCCGACTCCGAGGAGGTCATCCTCGAGATTCCGTACAACCGAACGACCTGCTGTCACCACGGCGGCTACCTCGAGTTCGGCCCCGAGGGTGATCTCTACATCACGACTGGTGACAACTCGAACAACGTTGGCAACCCCGACGGCGAAATCGACTGGTTCATGGGCGACGAGCGTGAGGGCGAGATTCACGGCCGGCCGGCGGCGGTTTCCGACGCCCAGCGCACCTCCGGTAACACCGCCGATCTCCGCGGGAGCATTCTCCGCATTACACCCACCGAGGACGGCTACGAGGTTCCCGAGGGGAACTTAAAACACGTCCACGAGGACGAACACGACGAGGAGTGGAGCGACGAGGAGTTCCGTCCCGAGATTTACGCGATGGGCTTTCGGAACCCGTACGTCATCCACGCCGACCAGCATACTGGCAACCTCTGGGTGTCTGACTACGCCAATGACGCCGCGAGCTGGGAGGAGGATCAGGGGCCGATGGGGATCGCGACTCATCACCTCATCTGTGACCCGATAAACGGCGGCTGGCCGTACTGCAAGGCGTACTACCCCTACCGCTACTACGACTACGAGGCCGACGAGCCGGGACAGCCCTTCTGGCCCGAGAATCTCCGGAACCGCTCGCCGAACAACACCGGCATCGAACCCCTGCCGGACTTCACGCCCGCGACGCTCTGGCACAGCAACAACTGGGACGAGTACGAGAACGCGCCCGCGTGGGTCGACATGCCCCGGCCGGGTGAGGTCTCCTGGCCGGAACTGCCGGCGTCTGGCTCCGCAAACGCCGGCGTCGCCTACCGCTACCCCGACGACCCCGCCGACGGCGCGTTCGACCCCTACTTCGAGGGCGCGCAGTTCTTCATGACGCCGTTCGTCGAGGGATGGGTCGGCTACGCTCACTTCAACGACGACGGCACGATCGACATCGGTGAGTTCCTCCCCGAGGAGTTCGCCGTCCCGACCGATATGGAGTACGACTCCCAGGGTCGGGTCTATCTGATGGACTACGGTGAAGGGTTCGGCGGCGACGGCGAGAACGCCGGCATTCACCTGATCGAGTACACCGGCTGA
- a CDS encoding malectin domain-containing carbohydrate-binding protein — protein sequence MTTDQERDESVADRASRRRVLQGVGATGVAGVLAGCLGGDDDDDENGDDANGDDANGDDDEPEPASFDVTDLEVAEESVTRGDSVSVEATIENTGEDSGEQTVEFHVDGDVEGEQDLELDGGEEDTVSFDAGTEDLTPDEYDYGVFTDDDDEMGAFTVEPVIGDDPHPLLSFDDDPVQVVVGENTVEATIDSPYNVAIDSGTVELSVPDGWSVEDEDGADLDGFIGSQDASWEVDVSDDAEEEAELTADVSYSIFDEDADVSVTVDASVVEPLSAPWGLNNGGEGEDGDTDEEEGVYGPVEVDGLTFDEHIPEQVTASGDLNVAVRDEQEVGNTEHDELYLTEHWGGDIGFDIPFENGQYNVTLHFAETWHGEDGGSGEGGEGDRVFDVTINGEEVLSEFDPYAEADGAFIATPQTFPIEVTDNVISIETESIEDSTAFKAIEVREFGGFETPFGYNASGGTVDDMEADGATFTSESPFIGIEGDVDGGNWIDDVEGTEYDDLYGSEEHGVEESDIEYTFPLENGTYDVTLYFGESFHGEEDVGERVTNISLNDELVMEEFDIVEAVGPATAYDETHTVEVNDGELVVLLESVEDWPKISGIKIEQAE from the coding sequence ATGACAACTGACCAGGAGCGAGACGAGTCTGTGGCGGACCGAGCATCCCGACGACGCGTGTTACAGGGTGTCGGTGCCACTGGCGTTGCCGGCGTGCTGGCCGGCTGTCTCGGGGGAGACGACGATGACGACGAGAACGGCGACGATGCCAACGGCGACGACGCAAATGGTGACGACGACGAGCCCGAACCGGCTTCTTTCGACGTGACCGACCTCGAAGTGGCCGAGGAGAGCGTCACCCGCGGCGACAGCGTCTCGGTCGAGGCGACCATCGAGAACACCGGCGAGGACAGCGGCGAACAGACCGTCGAGTTCCACGTCGACGGCGACGTCGAGGGAGAACAGGACCTCGAACTCGACGGCGGCGAGGAGGACACCGTCAGCTTCGACGCGGGCACAGAGGACCTCACCCCTGACGAGTACGATTACGGCGTATTCACCGACGACGACGACGAGATGGGCGCGTTCACCGTCGAGCCCGTCATCGGCGACGATCCCCACCCCCTCCTCAGCTTCGACGACGACCCCGTCCAGGTCGTCGTCGGAGAGAACACCGTGGAGGCGACGATCGACAGTCCGTACAACGTCGCCATCGATTCGGGAACCGTCGAACTCAGCGTGCCAGACGGCTGGAGCGTCGAGGACGAGGATGGAGCGGACCTCGACGGATTCATCGGCAGCCAGGACGCGAGCTGGGAGGTCGACGTCTCTGACGACGCCGAGGAGGAAGCCGAGTTGACCGCCGACGTCAGTTACAGTATCTTCGACGAGGATGCCGACGTCTCCGTCACGGTCGACGCCTCGGTCGTCGAACCGCTCTCGGCGCCGTGGGGACTGAACAACGGCGGCGAAGGTGAAGACGGCGACACCGACGAGGAGGAAGGTGTCTACGGACCGGTCGAGGTCGACGGACTCACCTTCGACGAACACATTCCAGAGCAGGTCACGGCGTCCGGAGATCTCAACGTCGCGGTTCGAGACGAGCAAGAGGTCGGAAACACCGAGCACGACGAACTTTACCTCACGGAGCACTGGGGAGGGGATATCGGATTCGACATCCCCTTCGAGAACGGCCAGTACAACGTGACGCTGCACTTTGCCGAGACGTGGCACGGTGAGGACGGCGGAAGTGGTGAAGGCGGCGAAGGCGACCGTGTCTTCGATGTGACGATCAACGGCGAAGAGGTCCTCTCAGAGTTCGATCCCTACGCGGAAGCTGACGGCGCGTTCATCGCGACCCCACAGACGTTCCCCATTGAGGTAACCGACAACGTCATCTCGATCGAAACGGAGTCGATCGAGGACAGCACGGCGTTCAAAGCCATCGAGGTCCGCGAGTTCGGCGGCTTCGAGACACCGTTTGGTTACAACGCCTCCGGTGGAACCGTCGACGACATGGAGGCCGACGGCGCCACCTTCACGAGCGAGTCGCCGTTCATCGGTATCGAAGGCGATGTTGACGGTGGCAACTGGATCGACGACGTCGAGGGAACCGAGTACGACGACCTCTACGGCAGCGAGGAACACGGCGTCGAGGAGTCCGACATCGAGTACACGTTCCCCCTCGAGAACGGCACCTACGACGTGACGCTTTACTTCGGAGAGTCGTTCCACGGAGAGGAAGACGTCGGCGAACGAGTCACGAACATCTCCCTCAACGACGAGCTCGTCATGGAGGAGTTCGATATCGTCGAAGCGGTCGGACCCGCGACTGCCTACGACGAAACGCACACCGTCGAAGTGAACGATGGAGAGCTCGTTGTGCTGTTAGAATCGGTTGAGGACTGGCCGAAAATCAGCGGTATCAAGATCGAGCAAGCGGAGTAA